A single Flavobacterium sp. 1 DNA region contains:
- a CDS encoding DUF2059 domain-containing protein yields the protein MKKLLLSIAFLLIAQITIAQDASFKADVLKLISISGADAQIKLVKPQILNMVPENKKENFSKEFDASIPSLLDKMSNVYMEIYTPADIKAMIVFYESPVGKKMSEKAGELGQKSMQAGQEWSQELQGIIAKYKEDVPAQNTYSVTKPK from the coding sequence ATGAAAAAATTATTACTATCAATTGCATTCTTGTTAATAGCACAAATAACAATAGCGCAAGATGCCAGTTTTAAAGCAGATGTATTAAAACTAATCTCTATTAGTGGCGCCGATGCTCAAATAAAACTTGTAAAACCGCAAATTTTGAATATGGTTCCGGAGAATAAAAAAGAAAATTTTTCAAAAGAATTTGATGCTTCTATTCCAAGTTTGCTTGACAAAATGTCTAATGTTTATATGGAAATTTATACCCCTGCTGACATAAAAGCAATGATTGTATTTTATGAAAGTCCCGTAGGAAAAAAAATGAGTGAAAAAGCTGGCGAACTTGGACAAAAATCAATGCAGGCAGGACAGGAATGGAGTCAAGAATTGCAAGGGATAATCGCAAAATATAAAGAAGATGTTCCTGCGCAAAATACATATTCGGTAACGAAACCAAAATAA
- a CDS encoding glycosyltransferase, with protein MNLNSENKTILIAPLNWGLGHATRCIPIIKALQENNFTPIIASDGVALELLRKEFPYLKTLELPSYQIEYAKNGKNFKWKLIKSLPKMLEAISEEKNIVKKWVKKYKIDGIISDNRLGVFSKKIPSVFITHQLNVMTGNTTWITSKIHQKIIKKYTACWIPDVNSELNLTGKLGHLENNSLTLNYLGPLSRMHKMALPIQYDLMIILSGPEPQRGLLEAHLTEEVKRFDGKVVFIKGIIEAQQKKEQIGDVTYYNFMKTRQLEYTFNESEKVLCRSGYTTIMDLVKLNKKAFFIPTPGQYEQVYLAEKLQEEGMVPYATQDSFRIENLSQIDQFKGLPELSSTADWEELFKVF; from the coding sequence ATGAATTTAAACTCTGAAAATAAAACAATTTTGATCGCGCCCTTAAATTGGGGACTGGGACACGCGACCCGATGCATTCCTATTATTAAAGCGCTGCAGGAAAATAATTTTACCCCAATAATTGCTTCAGACGGAGTTGCTCTGGAATTACTCCGCAAAGAGTTTCCGTATTTAAAAACTCTGGAACTCCCTTCCTATCAGATTGAGTATGCCAAAAACGGCAAAAACTTTAAATGGAAACTGATAAAAAGCCTGCCCAAAATGCTGGAAGCTATCAGTGAAGAGAAAAACATTGTAAAAAAATGGGTGAAAAAATATAAAATAGACGGAATCATATCGGATAATCGATTGGGAGTTTTCAGCAAAAAAATTCCGTCTGTCTTTATCACCCATCAGTTGAATGTCATGACTGGAAACACCACTTGGATTACGAGTAAAATTCACCAAAAAATCATAAAAAAATACACTGCCTGCTGGATTCCAGATGTAAATTCCGAATTAAATCTTACTGGAAAACTGGGGCATTTGGAGAACAATTCTCTAACACTAAACTATTTGGGACCATTGAGCCGAATGCACAAAATGGCATTGCCAATTCAGTATGACCTGATGATTATTTTATCTGGACCCGAACCTCAGCGGGGATTATTGGAAGCGCACCTGACCGAAGAAGTAAAGCGTTTTGACGGAAAAGTGGTTTTTATAAAAGGAATAATCGAAGCACAACAAAAGAAAGAGCAGATAGGAGATGTAACCTATTACAATTTCATGAAAACGCGCCAGCTGGAATACACCTTCAATGAAAGCGAAAAAGTACTCTGCAGATCCGGCTATACCACGATTATGGATTTAGTCAAACTGAATAAAAAAGCTTTTTTCATCCCCACTCCCGGGCAGTACGAACAGGTTTATCTGGCCGAAAAATTACAAGAAGAAGGTATGGTGCCGTATGCAACCCAAGACAGCTTTAGAATTGAAAATCTTTCGCAAATAGACCAATTCAAAGGGCTTCCTGAATTGAGCAGTACGGCAGACTGGGAAGAGTTATTCAAAGTATTTTAA
- a CDS encoding PaaI family thioesterase, whose protein sequence is MKNQNESKQNINNLVQSSMKTPNPYKEILLNQINQVVTESPSAFMIWLRPVVKEIGEGSLIFDFTVSPIMINPGGTLHGGVISAMMDDMVGATILCLGKANLYVTINNVIDYMAPAKLDEVVTGRTKIIKLGQQIINVQFELWNMNKKRLLARGYSNNMKTEFLLPKLSPPVKTE, encoded by the coding sequence TTGAAAAATCAAAATGAGTCGAAACAAAATATTAATAATTTAGTACAATCATCTATGAAAACACCAAACCCGTACAAAGAAATATTACTAAATCAAATCAACCAAGTTGTCACAGAATCACCGTCTGCTTTTATGATTTGGCTACGACCAGTGGTGAAGGAGATAGGTGAAGGTAGTCTGATTTTTGATTTTACCGTCTCTCCTATTATGATTAACCCTGGGGGTACCTTGCATGGTGGAGTTATTTCCGCTATGATGGATGATATGGTAGGCGCTACTATTCTATGCTTAGGAAAGGCAAATTTGTATGTTACTATTAACAATGTTATTGATTACATGGCACCTGCTAAATTGGACGAAGTGGTTACTGGTAGGACAAAAATAATCAAGTTAGGTCAACAGATAATTAATGTGCAGTTTGAGTTATGGAATATGAATAAAAAGAGACTGCTGGCAAGAGGGTACTCCAACAATATGAAAACAGAATTTCTGTTACCCAAATTATCGCCACCCGTGAAGACCGAATAA
- a CDS encoding AraC family transcriptional regulator produces MKHFKTITDVYKTNGLPPQENPLLGVLTFEDIKDCNFVYSEFTMGFYKIALKKVKFGTLLYGKTKYDSDTGSMFFMKPNQIIRMNDLELEENGFIIFIDEDYLVNHPLHATIKKYSYFDYEANEALHLSPKEEETIWNLFNKIREEYYNNQDNLTKEIIIGYIESILKYSSRFYNRQFLNRTVLSGTIISKFTEILKEYFESGTLQKDGLPTVKYMASKLSLSAGYLSDLLKQETGKTAIDHIHTALIIEAKNVLMSTDNTIAETAFQLGFENPPYFSRLFKKTIGITPTEYRNQFLN; encoded by the coding sequence ATGAAACATTTTAAGACTATAACCGATGTGTACAAAACAAACGGACTTCCTCCGCAAGAAAATCCATTGCTTGGAGTGTTGACATTTGAAGACATAAAAGACTGCAATTTTGTTTATTCGGAATTTACAATGGGTTTTTACAAGATTGCTTTAAAAAAGGTAAAATTTGGCACACTCTTGTATGGCAAGACCAAATATGATAGCGATACTGGTTCTATGTTTTTTATGAAGCCCAATCAAATCATACGGATGAACGACCTTGAATTAGAAGAAAATGGATTTATAATCTTTATAGATGAAGATTATTTAGTCAATCACCCACTTCATGCTACAATTAAAAAATACAGCTACTTCGATTATGAGGCAAATGAAGCACTGCATCTATCTCCTAAAGAAGAAGAAACCATTTGGAATCTCTTTAATAAAATACGTGAGGAATATTACAACAACCAAGATAATCTCACTAAAGAGATAATTATAGGCTATATTGAGTCCATTCTGAAATATTCGTCAAGATTTTACAATCGGCAGTTCTTGAATCGGACTGTTTTGTCAGGTACAATAATTTCTAAGTTTACAGAAATCCTGAAGGAATATTTTGAAAGCGGAACACTCCAAAAGGATGGATTGCCAACAGTAAAATATATGGCGTCTAAGTTATCGTTATCGGCAGGATATCTTAGCGACTTATTGAAACAGGAAACTGGTAAGACTGCGATAGACCATATTCATACAGCTTTAATTATTGAAGCAAAAAACGTACTGATGAGTACAGACAATACTATAGCGGAAACTGCATTTCAACTTGGCTTTGAAAATCCTCCTTATTTTTCGCGATTATTTAAAAAAACTATTGGGATTACTCCAACTGAATATAGAAATCAGTTCTTGAATTAA
- a CDS encoding NAD(P)H-dependent oxidoreductase, which produces MNQKKKVLLINTHLNYPNFSEGVLNESLQAIAKEFFVANVFEVLETKVEDGYDANEEVEKHLDADIIILQTPINWFGAPWIYKKYVDDVFNSGRENFRFLSGDGRTREDLTKQYGTGGNLQQKKFMVSATWNAPKASFDDPAQFLFEGRSTADVLIAITANYRFCGAEVVVDYNCFDIFKDGNVKSDLERYPLHLKAVFNL; this is translated from the coding sequence ATGAATCAGAAAAAAAAAGTACTGCTTATCAATACGCATCTAAATTATCCTAATTTTAGTGAAGGAGTACTTAATGAATCCCTTCAGGCTATTGCCAAGGAATTTTTTGTGGCTAATGTGTTTGAAGTTTTGGAAACTAAAGTAGAAGATGGTTATGACGCAAACGAAGAGGTTGAAAAGCATTTAGATGCAGACATTATCATTTTGCAGACCCCTATCAACTGGTTTGGGGCTCCTTGGATTTACAAAAAATATGTCGACGATGTCTTTAACAGTGGCAGAGAAAATTTTAGATTTTTGAGTGGAGACGGAAGAACCAGAGAGGATTTAACAAAGCAATATGGAACTGGTGGAAACTTGCAGCAGAAGAAGTTTATGGTATCTGCTACGTGGAATGCTCCAAAGGCTAGTTTTGATGACCCCGCTCAGTTTCTTTTTGAAGGCAGAAGTACTGCTGACGTGCTAATAGCTATTACAGCCAATTACAGATTTTGTGGTGCTGAAGTTGTGGTCGATTATAATTGTTTTGATATATTTAAAGATGGGAATGTAAAAAGTGATTTGGAAAGATATCCGCTTCATCTTAAAGCTGTCTTCAATCTTTAG
- a CDS encoding NmrA/HSCARG family protein, with the protein MKKTIIVIGATGSQGKGVVNTLVNEGSFNVKATTRNPEKYSGKAHEAVYADLTDLQSLKEAFKDAYGVFVVTDFWAGADEITQGRNAIEAAKATGIQHFVWSTLPDVESISNGEFDVPHFTNKSKVDNLVKNAGFKFSTFVEAPFYFQNLIGRLAPQEKQDGTTGWTFPLDPTKKVIHWSDINDMGKVVAGAFLQPEKAGNSNYLALATELNSFNDVLEAYKKHGKEYSFTQVPGEVFSTFFEGAKEMAEMCGFWEKYTYMGPDSTLQIELAKEIATSEYVSFDEWISQNE; encoded by the coding sequence ATGAAAAAAACAATAATAGTAATTGGAGCAACAGGCTCACAAGGAAAGGGTGTGGTAAATACCTTGGTAAATGAAGGTTCTTTCAATGTAAAAGCAACAACCCGTAATCCTGAAAAATATTCAGGCAAGGCACATGAGGCCGTTTATGCAGATTTAACCGATTTGCAGTCATTAAAGGAAGCGTTTAAGGATGCTTATGGCGTATTTGTGGTAACCGACTTCTGGGCAGGTGCAGACGAAATCACCCAAGGAAGAAATGCCATTGAAGCAGCAAAAGCAACAGGGATACAGCACTTTGTTTGGTCAACACTGCCTGATGTTGAATCAATAAGTAATGGTGAATTTGACGTTCCTCATTTTACAAACAAATCAAAGGTAGATAACTTGGTGAAAAATGCAGGGTTTAAATTCTCAACATTTGTAGAAGCTCCATTCTATTTTCAAAATCTTATCGGACGTCTTGCTCCACAAGAAAAACAAGACGGCACAACAGGCTGGACATTTCCGTTAGATCCGACAAAGAAAGTAATTCATTGGTCGGACATCAATGATATGGGAAAAGTAGTGGCAGGTGCATTTTTGCAGCCTGAAAAAGCTGGTAATAGCAATTACCTTGCATTGGCAACAGAACTGAATAGTTTCAACGACGTACTCGAAGCCTATAAAAAGCACGGAAAAGAGTACAGCTTTACACAAGTCCCAGGTGAAGTATTTTCAACTTTTTTTGAAGGAGCAAAGGAAATGGCAGAAATGTGTGGATTTTGGGAAAAATACACCTATATGGGACCAGATTCTACGTTACAGATTGAATTGGCAAAAGAAATTGCCACCAGTGAATATGTATCATTTGACGAATGGATAAGTCAGAATGAGTAG
- a CDS encoding helix-turn-helix domain-containing protein, with translation MKTKNNNIKTLDQFKDKHYGKIGTVERDELDAGYESFKIGAMIHEARLQKGLTQEELAEKAGTTKSYISKIENNIKEARFSTLQKIVELGLGGHLELSIKL, from the coding sequence ATGAAAACGAAAAATAATAATATAAAAACACTTGACCAGTTTAAAGATAAACATTACGGAAAAATTGGAACTGTAGAAAGGGACGAACTTGATGCTGGATATGAGAGCTTTAAGATTGGTGCAATGATTCACGAAGCTAGACTTCAAAAAGGTTTAACACAGGAAGAACTTGCTGAAAAAGCAGGAACTACAAAATCCTATATCTCTAAGATAGAAAACAACATTAAAGAAGCTAGATTTTCAACTCTGCAAAAAATTGTTGAGCTTGGTTTGGGTGGGCATTTGGAACTATCAATTAAACTTTAA
- a CDS encoding type II toxin-antitoxin system RelE/ParE family toxin — translation MDKQRTIIFYKDYFEEFFEKQREKVKAKIIWTLELIQELDRIPETYLKHIENTDGLFEIRIQQGSYIFRIFCFFDQGQLIILTNGFQKKTQKTPKKEIEKALKIKQDYENEK, via the coding sequence ATGGATAAGCAACGAACAATCATTTTTTACAAAGATTACTTTGAAGAATTCTTTGAAAAACAACGAGAAAAAGTCAAGGCGAAAATTATCTGGACGTTAGAATTAATTCAAGAATTGGACAGAATTCCTGAAACGTATCTTAAACATATTGAAAATACGGACGGGCTTTTTGAAATTAGAATTCAACAAGGAAGCTATATCTTTAGAATCTTTTGCTTTTTTGATCAAGGACAATTAATAATTCTAACAAACGGATTTCAAAAGAAAACGCAGAAGACTCCAAAAAAAGAAATTGAAAAGGCACTTAAAATCAAACAAGACTATGAAAACGAAAAATAA
- a CDS encoding SDR family oxidoreductase, which translates to MNNLNNITVFGATGKIGKELLTFLSQVNIPTIAVTRDKSKVKTLPNVEWIEADMGNKETLEQTMKNSKSVFLASSVNQNFATEQNNVIESAKRCGVQHIVKLSSPGADKNSQNFIARPNGEVEEFLKASGVNFTIIQPNSFMQNWLGYFSETIQRERKIYEATGEGKKPFIDTRDIAEISFTILTHPKNHINKTHLLTGGVAVNYGQVTEAISKAIGEKIEYVSMTSEEAKQRMTEKGMPPMMINTFIAIAEGQRNGKADFVNTVGEDILAKKLITVEQFAKDYLESFR; encoded by the coding sequence ATGAATAATCTAAACAACATCACCGTATTCGGTGCAACAGGAAAAATAGGCAAGGAACTCTTGACCTTTTTATCACAAGTCAACATTCCAACAATTGCTGTAACCAGAGACAAAAGCAAAGTGAAAACCCTACCCAATGTAGAGTGGATAGAGGCAGACATGGGTAACAAAGAAACACTTGAGCAAACAATGAAAAACAGCAAATCAGTTTTTCTCGCATCAAGTGTTAATCAAAATTTTGCCACCGAACAAAACAATGTTATTGAAAGTGCAAAGCGATGCGGTGTACAACACATCGTAAAATTATCTTCACCTGGTGCCGATAAAAATTCACAAAACTTTATAGCAAGACCAAATGGAGAGGTTGAAGAATTTTTAAAAGCATCAGGCGTAAACTTTACCATCATTCAACCCAACTCATTTATGCAAAATTGGCTGGGCTATTTTTCAGAAACTATTCAAAGAGAACGAAAAATTTATGAAGCGACAGGCGAAGGCAAAAAACCTTTTATTGACACAAGAGATATTGCCGAAATTTCATTTACGATTTTGACACATCCCAAAAACCATATCAACAAAACTCATTTGCTTACTGGTGGAGTTGCGGTAAATTATGGACAAGTTACAGAAGCTATCAGCAAAGCCATTGGCGAAAAAATTGAATACGTTTCAATGACAAGTGAAGAAGCGAAACAGAGAATGACTGAAAAAGGTATGCCACCAATGATGATAAATACTTTTATAGCCATTGCAGAAGGACAGAGAAATGGGAAAGCCGATTTTGTAAATACAGTTGGAGAGGACATATTAGCTAAGAAATTAATTACAGTTGAGCAATTTGCAAAAGATTATTTAGAATCATTTAGATAA
- a CDS encoding MarR family winged helix-turn-helix transcriptional regulator produces MKSKSQQNSISQLLVQICKHRRNKSNILLAEANIHGGQDILLYYLSIEDGQTVSALVEKMCIQHATISNMINRMEANGMIKKEKDANDKRTSRVYLTKKGTDAYKHIAEIWKTMETIVTKGLTDTQENSLRILLEKVLKNLS; encoded by the coding sequence ATGAAATCAAAAAGCCAACAAAATTCAATCAGCCAACTGCTTGTTCAGATATGCAAACATCGCAGAAACAAAAGTAATATTTTGTTAGCCGAAGCAAACATTCACGGAGGGCAAGACATTCTTTTGTATTACCTAAGTATTGAAGACGGACAAACAGTTTCTGCATTGGTAGAGAAAATGTGTATTCAGCATGCGACCATTTCTAACATGATTAACCGTATGGAAGCAAATGGAATGATAAAAAAAGAAAAAGATGCTAATGACAAAAGAACATCAAGAGTGTATCTAACAAAAAAAGGAACGGACGCTTACAAGCACATTGCAGAAATTTGGAAAACAATGGAAACTATTGTAACAAAGGGATTAACAGACACACAAGAAAATTCTTTACGAATATTATTAGAAAAGGTGCTTAAAAATTTGAGTTAA
- the phoU gene encoding phosphate signaling complex protein PhoU gives MDKLDVKIDEICQRIFALQQPVASDLRFIMSAMQISNEIERIGDLSVSIVKKAKNIKEKHDLVVKFNIAAISKLVELITVKTNHCFITREESTIGEIFVLNKEIKNKTDEAVHDIINEMKVNSKAVVSGTNLVIVLKHLERISEHCTNIAEYVYFMVNAKIIKHDKMDDILPKE, from the coding sequence ATTGATAAACTGGATGTCAAGATAGACGAAATCTGTCAAAGGATTTTTGCTTTGCAGCAACCAGTAGCTTCCGATTTGCGTTTTATTATGTCGGCAATGCAAATTAGCAATGAGATTGAACGCATAGGCGATTTATCTGTCAGCATTGTAAAGAAAGCCAAAAACATAAAGGAAAAACACGATTTGGTCGTAAAGTTCAATATTGCTGCTATTTCTAAATTAGTTGAATTGATTACGGTTAAGACCAACCATTGTTTCATAACCCGTGAGGAAAGCACAATTGGTGAAATATTTGTTTTGAACAAAGAAATTAAAAATAAAACCGATGAAGCTGTTCATGATATTATCAACGAAATGAAAGTGAACTCCAAAGCAGTGGTTTCGGGAACGAATCTTGTTATTGTTTTAAAGCATTTAGAACGTATTTCTGAACATTGCACTAATATAGCCGAGTATGTTTATTTTATGGTCAATGCCAAAATTATTAAGCATGATAAAATGGATGATATACTGCCTAAGGAATAA
- the pstB gene encoding phosphate ABC transporter ATP-binding protein PstB, which yields MKDIKIKVNDLSLYYGEKKALNEITMEIPANKVTALIGPSGCGKSTFLRCINRMNDLIPSVSITGEMLVEGVDIYNKNVDVVNIRKKIGMVFQKSNPFPKSIYENIAYGPRINGIKDKTQLDEIVETSLRQAAIWDELKDRLDDSALGLSGGQQQRLCIGRTLAVSPDIILMDEPASALDPISTSKIEELIHQLKEQYTIIIVTHNMQQAARTSDQTAFFYMGNLIEMGKTNSIFTNPVQKQTEDYITGRFG from the coding sequence ATGAAAGACATAAAAATAAAAGTTAATGATTTGTCACTATATTATGGTGAAAAAAAGGCACTGAATGAAATCACAATGGAAATTCCAGCCAATAAAGTGACAGCTCTGATTGGACCTTCAGGTTGCGGGAAATCAACTTTTTTGAGATGCATTAACAGAATGAATGACTTGATTCCGAGTGTTTCTATTACAGGAGAGATGCTTGTAGAAGGTGTTGACATTTATAATAAAAATGTTGATGTAGTTAATATTCGAAAAAAGATTGGAATGGTTTTTCAAAAATCGAATCCTTTTCCAAAATCCATTTATGAAAATATTGCCTATGGTCCCCGCATCAACGGAATAAAAGATAAAACGCAATTGGACGAAATTGTGGAAACTTCTTTGCGCCAAGCTGCTATTTGGGATGAGCTGAAAGACCGTTTGGACGATTCTGCGCTTGGGCTTTCGGGTGGACAGCAGCAGCGTTTGTGTATCGGAAGAACATTGGCGGTAAGCCCGGATATTATTTTAATGGATGAGCCAGCCAGTGCATTAGATCCTATTTCTACTTCGAAAATTGAGGAATTAATACATCAGTTAAAAGAGCAGTATACGATAATCATTGTCACTCACAATATGCAGCAAGCGGCTAGAACGAGTGACCAGACTGCTTTCTTTTATATGGGGAATTTAATAGAAATGGGTAAAACAAATTCTATATTTACAAATCCTGTCCAAAAACAAACTGAAGATTATATAACGGGAAGATTTGGATAA
- the pstA gene encoding phosphate ABC transporter permease PstA: protein MDTVINQTENHFFSSKKRGSEAKGKFFIGLTQLAVILIIAILFIILGIIVYQGRSKFSWEFISSFPTNGMTEGGIFPAIIGTFILVIVMSIAAVPFGTITALYLTEYAGENSKFAAAVRFSVRTLAVVPSIIFGLFGLGFFIQFIGAGADTVLNDGQLRWGQPNILWASLTMSLLTLPVIIVSVEEALKTIPRELREASLALGATKWQTIRKVILPESVSGIMTGTILAVSRGAGEVAPILFTGAAYYLATLPGSLSDQFMNLGYHIYIMSTQSSDVEKTMPIQFATTLVLLILTLSLNVVAVIIRARIRRKAK, encoded by the coding sequence ATGGATACAGTTATAAATCAAACAGAAAATCATTTTTTTTCCAGTAAAAAAAGAGGTTCGGAAGCAAAAGGTAAATTTTTCATTGGGTTGACCCAATTGGCTGTAATCCTTATCATTGCTATTCTTTTTATTATTTTGGGAATTATTGTATATCAGGGGCGAAGTAAATTTTCTTGGGAATTTATTTCTTCTTTTCCTACTAACGGAATGACAGAAGGCGGAATTTTCCCAGCCATAATCGGAACTTTTATTTTAGTAATCGTAATGTCAATTGCAGCGGTTCCTTTTGGTACAATAACAGCTCTTTATTTAACGGAATATGCTGGTGAAAACTCTAAATTTGCTGCAGCGGTTCGATTCTCTGTTCGTACTTTGGCTGTTGTTCCTTCTATTATTTTTGGTCTTTTTGGTCTTGGTTTTTTTATACAGTTTATTGGAGCTGGCGCTGATACCGTTCTCAACGATGGTCAATTGCGCTGGGGACAGCCTAATATTCTTTGGGCAAGTTTAACGATGTCTTTATTGACATTGCCTGTTATTATTGTTTCTGTCGAAGAAGCTTTGAAAACAATTCCAAGAGAATTGAGAGAAGCAAGTTTGGCACTTGGCGCAACTAAATGGCAGACTATCCGCAAAGTGATTCTGCCGGAATCAGTATCTGGAATTATGACCGGAACTATTCTTGCAGTAAGCAGGGGAGCTGGCGAAGTTGCACCAATTCTGTTTACAGGAGCTGCTTATTATTTGGCTACATTGCCAGGTTCTTTGAGTGATCAGTTTATGAATTTGGGATACCATATTTATATTATGTCCACCCAATCTTCTGATGTGGAGAAAACAATGCCGATACAGTTTGCTACAACATTAGTACTGTTAATCTTGACATTATCATTAAATGTAGTAGCAGTAATCATTAGAGCAAGAATCAGAAGAAAAGCAAAATAA
- the pstC gene encoding phosphate ABC transporter permease subunit PstC, with the protein MDSKLFPKTKTFTEESLKKQFRISEFLAEKIISSVAFLSIAVIFLIFIFVFKESLPLFSSGADSKALTEAEAKTNKPESYGATAEELKPETYGAETEELKPETYGSESVSNDDLKPESYGDAPKEDLTVPSTDETMDAVSQNQEGEDKTWSTFFTTEWVPVSDNPRFGLLGLLIGTLKVTIIAMLIAGPLAVLAALYTSCFASKRVKEIIKPVIEMLAAFPSVVIGFFALMVLASFFQDVFGYDSRLNAFIGGVAMALAAIPIIYTISEDALAAVPKTYTEASLALGASKWQTAFFVILPAATPGIFAALLLGIGRVFGETMIALMATGNAALVSANPFESVRTFAATIGSEMAETVFGETHYSVLFFIGSLLFIFSFALNAVAEFYVKGKLLKKFQGK; encoded by the coding sequence ATGGATTCCAAATTATTTCCAAAAACAAAGACTTTTACGGAAGAAAGCCTAAAGAAACAATTCAGGATTTCTGAGTTTCTTGCTGAAAAGATTATTTCATCAGTTGCGTTTTTATCCATAGCAGTTATCTTTTTAATTTTCATTTTTGTCTTTAAAGAATCATTGCCATTATTTAGTTCTGGAGCAGATTCTAAAGCATTAACTGAGGCTGAAGCTAAAACTAACAAACCAGAATCTTACGGAGCTACTGCTGAAGAGCTGAAGCCGGAAACGTATGGCGCAGAAACTGAAGAGTTAAAGCCAGAAACCTATGGTTCAGAATCTGTTTCCAATGATGATTTGAAACCTGAATCGTATGGTGATGCCCCAAAAGAAGATTTAACAGTTCCGTCAACTGATGAAACAATGGATGCTGTTTCTCAAAATCAGGAGGGTGAAGATAAAACATGGAGTACATTTTTTACTACGGAATGGGTTCCAGTATCCGATAATCCTCGATTCGGGTTGTTAGGGCTGTTAATCGGAACTTTGAAAGTGACTATTATTGCTATGCTTATCGCTGGTCCGTTGGCAGTTTTAGCGGCCTTATACACTTCCTGTTTTGCATCAAAAAGAGTTAAAGAAATAATTAAGCCTGTTATCGAAATGCTTGCTGCTTTTCCATCAGTAGTTATTGGTTTTTTTGCTCTGATGGTATTGGCCAGTTTCTTCCAGGATGTTTTTGGATATGATTCCAGGCTGAATGCTTTTATTGGCGGAGTAGCCATGGCTTTGGCAGCAATTCCAATTATTTATACAATTTCGGAAGATGCATTGGCGGCTGTGCCAAAAACATATACCGAAGCAAGTTTGGCTTTAGGAGCCAGTAAATGGCAAACTGCTTTTTTTGTGATCTTGCCAGCGGCAACACCAGGTATTTTTGCAGCACTGTTATTAGGAATCGGAAGAGTTTTTGGAGAAACCATGATTGCTTTGATGGCAACTGGAAATGCGGCTTTAGTATCTGCCAATCCTTTTGAAAGCGTGCGTACGTTTGCAGCGACTATTGGTTCTGAAATGGCAGAAACTGTTTTTGGAGAAACTCATTACAGTGTTTTGTTCTTTATTGGCTCTTTGCTTTTCATTTTCTCTTTTGCATTAAATGCGGTGGCTGAGTTTTATGTTAAAGGTAAATTATTGAAAAAATTCCAAGGTAAATAA